A single Bacillota bacterium DNA region contains:
- a CDS encoding class I SAM-dependent RNA methyltransferase, with protein MEQIQLIATAAFGVEAVVARELQALGYTDTIVENGRVLFKGDLEAIARTNLWLRSAERVLLLVAEFEARTFDELFDQTVSLPWSEWIGKDSQFPVQGKSVRSQLHSVPHCQSIVKKAVVESLKKAYGTQWFSEDGPVYQIEVALLKDRVTLTIDTSGAGLHKRGYRQAAGEAPIKETLAAALVQLSYWRSKRLLIDPFCGSGTIPIEAALIGDNIAPGLTRRFAAEDWPQLGQKLWTRVRAEASDLMQDKPMQIQGYDIDGRVLGHARRNADNAGVGEKIHFQRRAVRELSTSAKYGVLITNPPYGERLDERRQVERLYKELGAVTSQWDTWSIYVLTAHEGFERFYGRQAKRKRKLYNGRIKCDYFQYPGPPPPGDR; from the coding sequence ATGGAACAGATTCAGTTAATTGCAACCGCTGCCTTTGGCGTGGAGGCTGTGGTGGCCAGAGAATTGCAAGCTCTGGGTTATACCGACACAATTGTAGAAAACGGGCGGGTTTTGTTTAAAGGGGACCTTGAGGCCATTGCCCGGACCAATCTTTGGCTGCGCAGCGCGGAACGGGTTTTGTTGTTAGTGGCAGAGTTCGAGGCCCGGACCTTTGATGAACTCTTTGATCAGACTGTGTCACTGCCCTGGTCGGAATGGATAGGCAAGGACAGCCAGTTCCCGGTGCAGGGGAAGTCGGTGCGCTCCCAGTTGCACAGTGTCCCCCATTGCCAGTCAATTGTTAAGAAGGCAGTGGTGGAAAGCCTAAAGAAGGCCTATGGAACCCAGTGGTTTAGCGAAGATGGCCCCGTGTACCAGATCGAAGTTGCGCTGTTAAAAGACCGTGTTACCCTCACCATAGACACCAGCGGCGCTGGCTTACATAAACGTGGTTACCGGCAGGCTGCCGGGGAGGCGCCGATCAAAGAAACCCTGGCTGCCGCACTTGTTCAGTTGAGTTATTGGCGTTCAAAACGTCTGCTGATTGACCCCTTCTGCGGATCAGGCACTATCCCGATTGAGGCGGCCCTGATTGGCGACAATATCGCCCCGGGACTGACCAGGCGGTTTGCCGCCGAAGATTGGCCGCAATTGGGACAAAAGCTTTGGACCCGGGTTCGGGCCGAGGCAAGCGATTTGATGCAGGATAAACCGATGCAAATCCAGGGTTATGATATAGATGGCCGGGTTTTGGGCCATGCCCGGCGGAACGCCGATAACGCCGGTGTGGGTGAGAAAATCCATTTCCAACGTCGGGCGGTACGGGAGCTTTCTACCTCTGCCAAATACGGAGTGCTGATTACCAATCCACCCTACGGTGAGCGTCTCGACGAGCGGCGACAGGTGGAACGTCTCTATAAAGAACTGGGGGCGGTAACCAGTCAATGGGACACCTGGTCAATCTATGTGTTAACTGCCCATGAGGGTTTTGAGCGTTTCTATGGTCGACAAGCCAAACGAAAGCGTAAATTGTATAACGGGAGAATAAAGTGTGATTATTTTCAATACCCCGGCCCCCCACCTCCCGGGGACCGGTAA
- a CDS encoding winged helix-turn-helix transcriptional regulator, translating into MIGVNSLTDCCDTTFVHQEVVQSIQLDGLPVGRVADVFKVLADETRLKIVYVLNLHELCVCDIAALLGSTQSNISHHLRVLRSARLVKHRRDGKMVYYSLDDDHVRNMIQQGFAHIAHQD; encoded by the coding sequence ATGATAGGAGTGAACTCATTGACTGATTGCTGTGATACCACCTTTGTTCATCAGGAGGTTGTTCAATCAATACAACTCGACGGTCTGCCTGTAGGGCGGGTCGCCGATGTCTTCAAAGTCCTGGCCGACGAAACACGCCTGAAAATCGTTTACGTGCTCAATCTCCATGAGCTCTGCGTCTGCGACATTGCTGCGCTTTTGGGGAGCACCCAATCTAATATATCGCATCACCTCCGGGTGCTGCGTTCAGCCCGTTTGGTCAAACACCGACGGGACGGAAAAATGGTTTACTACAGCCTGGATGATGACCATGTGCGGAACATGATTCAGCAGGGCTTCGCCCATATCGCCCATCAAGACTGA